In the Gasterosteus aculeatus chromosome X, fGasAcu3.hap1.1, whole genome shotgun sequence genome, one interval contains:
- the tp53i11b gene encoding tumor protein p53-inducible protein 11b: MASKPHAPLMKKHSQTDLISRLKSRKILGVGGEDDDGEVHRSKISQMLGNEMKFAVREPLGLRVWILISAVAFTVMAVMALVFPNQLYEVVFEEELSTTSISVRLYGGALLSLALIIWNGLYTAEKIVIQWTLLSEACYFAVQFLVTSITLMEVGILPNAAILLLLSRVFFLVVTLAYYYQLGRKLKKI, encoded by the exons ATGGCATCTAAACCTCACGCTCCTCTGATGAAGAAGCACAGTCAGACAGACCTGATCAGCCGCCTGAAGAGCCGCAAGATCCTTGGCGTCGGCGGCGAGGATGATGACGGTGAAGTGCACCGCTCAAAG ATCAGTCAGATGCTGGGAAATGAGATGAAGTTTGCCGTGCGGGAGCCCCTCGGACTGAG GGTGTGGATTCTCATCTCTGCAGTGGCTTTCACAGTTATGGCCGTGATG GCCCTAGTGTTTCCCAACCAGCTATATGAGGTTGTTTTCGAGGAGGAGCTCTCCACAACTAGCATCTCTGTTCGGCTTTATGGAGGAGCGCTGCTCA GCTTGGCCCTGATTATTTGGAATGGTCTCTACACGGCAGAGAAGATCGTCATCCAGTGGACTCTGCTCAGCGAAGCCTGCTACTTTGCCGTCCAGTTTCTTG TGACGTCCATCACCTTAATGGAGGTTGGCATCCTGCCCAACGCCGCCATTCTTCTGCTCCTCAGTCGGGTGTTCTTCCTGGTGGTCACGTTGGCGTACTACTACCAACTTGGCCGTAAACTGAAGAAGATCTGA